TTACTTCGTTGCGCACAACAGTACTGAATACTCTGATCAGAACTTTCTTTGAAAAGTGAATCCCAAGGCCTAGACATTTCATGATTTTGTGAGATGCATTTATCAGGTTACTGTTAATAATAAGTGTCATTTTCTGACCTGTCCGTGCTAATTGTAAtggcgtgtttgtttgtttgtttgttttttgtttttgtttttgttttcagacCAGAAGGGACTCCCTTTGAAGATGGTAACTATTTGTCGAGAAATGTCACAACTTCTGTTGATACCACTGGCATACTGCATTCCTGTTAATAGTTTGTATCTGTATTTCACTATAATTTTGCAGGTACCTTTAAGTTGACTGTAGAATTTACAGAAGAATACCCCAATAAACCACCCACAGTTAGatttatttcaaaaatgtttcatCCAAATGGTAtagtcacttttttttcctattaACAATGTGGCTTCTTTGTTGTTCCACATGCTATTTAAAATTTACACTCGGATTTATAAAAGTTTTTGgaatgaaaataacatttaagatAATCAGTTTAAAAGAGCTTTCCTAAAAGGTGCCAGTTACTTCTGGGCTTGATTCTCTTTGTTGTATCAGTATACGCAGATGGAAGTATATGTCTTGATATTCTTCAAAATCGCTGGAGTCCGACATACGATGTTTCATCCATTCTCACCTCCATCCAGGTAAACCATTCCAGCAATGATATCTTATATCAACATGGAAGTCAGCAGACCCAAAGGTCTTTCATTCAAATGagcattattattaatgatcCCCCTGTAATTGTGTTTGTAGTCTTTGCTTGACGAACCAAACCCCAACAGTCCGGCCAATAGCCAAGCGGCACAGCTCTATCAGGAGAACAAGCGGGAGTATGAGAAGCGTGTGTCTGCCATCGTTGAGCAGAGCTGGCGGGACAGTCGACCCCTCACTGAAGAATGTAGAACTTTGTGTGATTCTAGTTTAACTGAGTGAATTGTGAAGCATCTTTTTCATTATGTCATctcctcttcttttctttccaaCTTTGACTCTGTCTACCCCTCACCCCTGGTACTCTGCTAATATGCACTTTATTCTCCTTCCTTATCCACCCTGCCCCCACTCCACTTTACTCAGCAATGTCTTGTTTTGCCTTGACCACCTGGCCACTCTGTTCATGAAATAACCAAATAGGATGGGTGgcctgttgctatggaaacctTGACTAAACTATGATACATACAAAGGCCTTTACTAAAAAAACGACAGAAGTGGAGTAAAACTCCTTTGCACTGACAGTGTGCAAGCTTGACACTGAAGCATTTTTCTGTGCCTGATTTGGAAGTGACATATGATCGTACACACCTTCTTTTGCTGTACTGTGTACTCTTATATGCCTGGAAGTGTGATTTTTATAATCCTTGACGTGTGGTCTGTTTGCTGGTCATGTACCATATTGTAACAATATAACTAAGTTCCCATTAAATATCTGTGTAGATTCAATTTTGGTTTGCTAGCTGTGACTCTTCATGAAGTGAgcagtgtttatttgaaggaATTGTTTGGTATTTTATCCATAAAACCCAACTGCACTTAGCCAAGAAGCCCTTCAGCACTGATCTAATCACTGGTTTGGTAGAACTTACAAGCCCATTCAGGGATCAGAGCTTGAGAGTCATACACTGTacagtcagcagtgtgaacaaaGCAGTACAAGAAGAACTGAGAATGTATCTTTGTTTTATTAGCAATGATGAGATCTGTAATCAAACACATGATCTTCACTTGCTGTGAGTGCCTTCACAAATCAATACTTCTGACAACCATACTGCTCACATgacaacagacagacaaactcaTATGTGTGACATCCAAGTGTGGATGAAATACTTTGAGGACAACACTGCCATGTCTTGGAGCCATCAACTCAAAAGGCTGAGTTTAAGGCTTTTAGTGCTACTTTCTAGGTGAAAAACTCACGAAACTTCATAGTGAGGTGACAAATTGACACATACTACACAATAAAAGGAGTTGTgttaaatatatcaaataaataaaaaatattgacATTTCTGTGCAGTTCAACAGGTACACAGCTACCTGTTATATGCCCTCTCCTTTTTGGACTTTTCCAAGGCTTTGTccattgttttctctgtgtcccCCCGGCATTTTGGGCAATACCACTTTCCTTTAGGCTTGTGATTAAGCCCAACACAGGAGAAATGGAACCACTCGATGGGACATTCATCATTGTCGCAGCCAATCATCTCGCCATAAGACACCTGCTCACAGAGACAGTAGGTAGGCTCATTGGGGTCAATGGGCAGGTCTGCTGGTGAGGCTTCCCTTTCTTGTTTGGCTTTAgacctcttcttcttcttcgagGCCTTGGCCCTCTTTTCCCGGGCTGTGCTGCCTCCCACTTCGTCATGATGGCCAACAGAGGCGTTTTCTCTGTTGTCGTTGCTGCTGGCCTTCTGTCGCCTTGAGCGCTTGTTGCCCGCTGTATGTCTGTCGACCGAGCC
The sequence above is a segment of the Electrophorus electricus isolate fEleEle1 chromosome 16, fEleEle1.pri, whole genome shotgun sequence genome. Coding sequences within it:
- the LOC113578484 gene encoding ubiquitin-conjugating enzyme E2 A-like isoform X1 — protein: MSTPARRRLMRDFKRLQEDPPAGVSGAPSENNIMVWNAVIFGPEGTPFEDGTFKLTVEFTEEYPNKPPTVRFISKMFHPNVYADGSICLDILQNRWSPTYDVSSILTSIQSLLDEPNPNSPANSQAAQLYQENKREYEKRVSAIVEQSWRDSRPLTEECRTLCDSSLTE
- the LOC113578484 gene encoding ubiquitin-conjugating enzyme E2 A-like isoform X2, giving the protein MSTPARRRLMRDFKRLQEDPPAGVSGAPSENNIMVWNAVIFGPEGTPFEDVYADGSICLDILQNRWSPTYDVSSILTSIQSLLDEPNPNSPANSQAAQLYQENKREYEKRVSAIVEQSWRDSRPLTEECRTLCDSSLTE